A region of the Acidobacteriota bacterium genome:
CAGGATTCAACCAACCTCAAAGCCGAATATGGGCCTTCGACGTTCGACACACGTCATCGGTTCACCGCCGCGATCAACTACCGTGTCCCAACCTGGGGACCGCAGAGGCTCGGCGAGGGCTGGGCATTGAATACCATCATCACGGCACAGAGCGGTCGGCCGATACCGATTGTCACCTCCGACGACACGAGCGGTCGTTTCTACTTTAATCAGCGTCCCAACGTCGTACCTGGTGTCAATCCAATCGTTTCGAACTGGACGCCGGCGACCGGCTACTTGAATACGGCGGCCTTCTCGCAACCCGATTTCGGAACCTTTGGAAATCTGGGCCGCGACTCTATTTATGGCCCGAGGTATTGGAACATCGATTTCTCTGTGAGCAAGAACACGATGATTACCGATCGACTGGGCGTGCAACTACGCGCGGAATTCTTCAACATCTTTAACCATCCAAATTTCGCGTTGCCGGGCGGCGCCATCGTCTCACCGGGTGATACAAGCGTGCAAAACGGTTTCATCACTCAAACCCCTGACGTGGCGCAAGGAAACCCTGGCCTCGGCGGCGGCGGACCGCGCGTGCTGCAACTGGGGTTGAAACTGGTCTTCTAGAATTTTTGGAGTCGGGGGCTATTACAGAATCGTAGGTAGAGACGCGGCTTGCCGCGTCTCTTTTTCTGCCCGGCAAAACTCGACACTCGTCACTTCGATGCTTGCAACTCTGCGGAGATCCGCGGCAACACCGCTCGCAGCAGCCCGATAAACTGTCCCATCACACGCCGGCCGACTTCGAGGACTTCATCGTGAGCAAGAGGCTGGTCGAGAATTCCGGCTGCCATGTTGGTCACGCACGAGATTGCCAACACGTTCATTCCCATATGCCGCGCGGCAATCGCTTCCGGAGCCGTAGACATCCCCACCAGGTCGGCCCCGATCGTCCGCAGGTAGCGAATTTCCGCCGGGGTTTCGTAGCTTGGTCCAAGTAACGCTGCATATACACCCTCGCGCGGAGGAATCGAAAGCTTCTTTGCCTCTTCGAGCGCGATCTCGCGATAGCGTTTCGCGTAGGTGTAACTCATGTCGGGAAAACGCGGCCCCAATCGTTCGTCGTTGGCTCCCACCAGCGGATTCTGTCCCTGCAGGTTGATATGGTCCCGAACAATGACGAGCGCGCCTTGCCCATATTCCGTGCTGATTCCGCCGGCAGCGTTGGTAAGAATCACCGCGCGAATTCCCATCCTTCCGAACACGCGCATGGGAAACGCGACCTCGTTTGCGGAGTAGCCTTCATACAAGTGCACACGCCCCTGCATGACCGCAACGGGAACCTCGCCTGATTTTCCGATTACCAACTGCCCCGCGTGGCCGATCGCCGTCGAATGCGGAAAAGCGGGAATCTTTGCATAGGGAATCCGAGTGGCACTCTCCAGATCATCGGCGAACGCGCCCAGGCCGGAACCGAGGACGAGGCCGATCTGGGGTTGAAATGCAGTCTGAGACCG
Encoded here:
- a CDS encoding purine-nucleoside phosphorylase; translation: MAQNSATDLFTRAESAAAFVRSQTAFQPQIGLVLGSGLGAFADDLESATRIPYAKIPAFPHSTAIGHAGQLVIGKSGEVPVAVMQGRVHLYEGYSANEVAFPMRVFGRMGIRAVILTNAAGGISTEYGQGALVIVRDHINLQGQNPLVGANDERLGPRFPDMSYTYAKRYREIALEEAKKLSIPPREGVYAALLGPSYETPAEIRYLRTIGADLVGMSTAPEAIAARHMGMNVLAISCVTNMAAGILDQPLAHDEVLEVGRRVMGQFIGLLRAVLPRISAELQASK